TAAAGACTGCGAGCTGAGGTAAGGCAACTTTTTGTAACTATTAAAGAATTTAGAATCTACTGTGAAATGTATAACCTAGCATGCCTGACAAGTataccttttgtgtgtgtgtgtgtgtgtgtgtgtgtgtggtggtgcacTGGTTATAGACTGCGAGTTGACAcaagttaaatgcttttttttttttttttttttttttttttatagcaaaatTAAGACCGTATCCATGTGTGCTGGGCAGTCTTAAGATATCATCAGTACTTGTCTTGTCAAGGGCTTATGTGAATAATTATGTTGCTGGTCATTATAAAATCTTGCATGGATATTTTAAGAAACGTTTCTTTATTCTGTTGTTTTCATTCCTGTTGATGAGATTTTCTTGAAAAATTGTCTCCTTAAGTGATAGTTGAAAGTTTTAGCTTTGAAAATTTTTTTGTGAAAGGTGTAAATTGAATATGCTAAACAATACTTATGTGTGCTGGTGAATGGATAAGTGTGAGTTAAGGTAACCTTTTATAATTTccatataatttttaaatgtgtgaaatgAAGTTCTTAAAATTCCTAACTATCACACTACTTTTTTGCATGTGCTGGTACAATGGGAAAAGACTGAGTTGAGGTATGTCAATTTTTGAACTTGCATTTAGAACATACTGCTGAAGTAAGtgtttaaatgtataacaaagcCTGGCTGACAAGTGTACCTTTTTCTTCTATGTGTGGTGGTGCACTGGTTCTAGACTGCGAGCTAAGGTAATTCAACTTtttgtaaccatttaaaaaaacaatttaaaatatactgctgaagtaaatgtttaaatgtataacaaagcATAGCTGGCAAGTATGCCTTTTCTTTCACGTGTGGTGGCACATTGGTCAAAGACTGCGAGGTAAGTCAAACATTGTTTAGAATATACTGctaaagtacatttaaatgtataacaaaCCATAGCTGACAAATGTATCTTTTTCTTTTGTGTGGTGGTGCACTGGTTATAGACTGCGAGTTGAAGTTAAATGCTTGCTTTTTTCATAGCAAAATTAAGACCGTATCCATGTGTGCTGGGCAGTGTTAAGATATTAATCAGTACTTGTGTCTTGTCAAGGGCTTATGTGAATATGTTGCTGGTCACAAAATCTTgcattgatattttaattaagaaacatttcttattctcTTTCCATTCCTGTTAATGTTAGTACATCACATTTTTATGTTAATCATTTGAACCGTTTGAATAGCTACAGTGTAATCAGGTTCTGATGCTTTAAGAATTGAGAAGTACATGTAGTAATTCTATTTCCGTGTTCACAGATGCCGCGACCAACGAAGAGGTCGACAATAGCCAAACGGCTATATGCACAGCGATGTGCAAGTACAGAGGCTGCACCGCTTCCTCTTAAAATAACTGAAGCAGAGTTTCCACCCCTTCCTCTTAAAAAAAGGGCAGAGGCTGCACGACCACCTCTTAAAACATACAAGGCCGAGGTAACGCCGCTTCCTCGTAAAAAAATGGCCGACTGCTCCGGCAGTTGTAATCCTGGCCCCACCCAGCAGGTTCCACCCTGTCCTGCAAAAACAAACGGGAAAGAGGCTGCGACGCTTCCTCTCAAAATAAGTCAAGCCAAGGTTATGCCCactccttgtaaaaaaaaaggcCGGTTTTGCCATCGTGTAGAAACCACCCCTCAACAGGTTCCACCCCTCCCTGTGGGTACAATTGGGGTAGAGGCAAAAACGCTCCCTCTTAAAACAAGTCGAGCCGAGGTTATGCCACATCCTCGTATAAAAAAAGGTCGGTTTTGCCATCGTGTAGAAACCACCCCTCAACAGGTTCCACCCCTCCCTGTGGGCGCGATTGGGGTAGAGGCAAATACGCTCCCTCTTAAAATAAGTCGAGCCGAGGTTATGCCACATCCTCGTAAAAAAATAGGCGGTTTTTGCCATCGTGTAGAAACCACCCCTCAACAGGTTCCACCCCTCCCTGTGAATCCAATTGGGGTAGAGGCTGCACCGCTCCCTCTTAAAAGAAAGCGAGCACCAACCAATGAGCGAACCCGTTCATTGGATAACTATACAATCTCATTTACTTCTCATGAAATCTCATTTACTTCTCATGAAATCTCATATACTTCCAACAAACTATCAGAAAACAACCCAAATTTCCACAGGTCTGATCAATCTCATAGTTCCAGAGAATCTGAAGAAAGGTTTGCTATCCCATCAAAATTGAATGCGAATGCTTTGAACACTTTAAATGTGTGCGCTGATTCTCCACAGAAAGCAGTGCTAAAAGGTTCTTTTAATCAAGCTGATGCCCGCTTTGGTGATTCCAGTTTTCCATCCACGTCTGGTAAAGCCCTTTACAGTGAAGTATTAAAACGCTCACCCAAGGTCTGTGAATCCGTAAAGACTGGGGTAAGGCCATCTGATTTTCAAGTAGACTCTGGCAAACCCCGGCAACACCAGATGAAGCACCCCATGAAAACCCAACTAAAATCCATGAAAAAACCTATCCAAACTGAACAAAACATTCCTGTAATTTGCCAtgaaagtgctttgagtgcttgTTGTGATTTTCCACAGAAATCCATGCTAAGAGGGTCTTTTGATCAAGCTGATGCCCGCTTTGGAGATTCACGCAACAGGCAGTGTGGCGCCATCGGTCTCACGGCAGTGTTGAAAAGCAAGCTGAAGAATGTGCTGACGTGGACTACACAAGATCTGGACGGTGTCTTGGTTGAAGGAACACGTCTTTACGAGTCTCTAAGAAAACATGGTAACATAAAAGATAGAGAAGTCAAGGGTAGGAATTACATTGCAGTCCATGAATTACCGAGGAGACACATGTTGGGTAATACTACATTTTCCATCGAGTACGCTCCGTCTCTGACTGGTTTTGTTAATGTCAATGAGTACCACGAGTATGACCAAGCCATAAGCGCTGTAGCCATGCCACTTGATGTAGCCCTTCAGCAAACTCTACTGAGTGCTGATGCTTTCTTGTTAACCATTTGTGCCAACACATCTGCAGTTATTAAGCAGGGGTCATGGTATGCAGTCGTTGACTCTCATGCCATCAGGACAGACACAAGTTGTGTAGTCTATCACCGTACCATAGAGTCTCTGTACGACTATATCAATGACATGGCACAGTTGTTTGGGGTACCTGAGCCACCATTTGAGATAACTGGAGTTTTGGTTCATGCAGATGCAGAAGTGTCTGATCCGCTGCAAGAAGCAGGCAGCAGCGGTTTCCCATGCTCTTCCGGTAAAGCCCTCTACAGTGATGTCTTAAAACGCATACCAAAGGTACGTGAATCTGTGAAGACTGAGCCAAAGACCCCTGATTATCCAGTACCTGTGGATGAAGTTGCAGATGTGAGAAACCCTAACCTTCCAACACAGACAGCCTCTAATGTGTTGCCAAGTAAAGGTAAAAGATTGAGGAAAGAAAAGCACATTGAGCTGTCAGGTAAACGGGTTACAAAATCCCACGCTGAAACTGTTATAACCGATGATTTGATGATCACTGATGTTTCAGTTCCAGatgtctttttttctcccttaacaCATAATGAGAAGCAAGTTTTATGTGAGCTCATACAAATGTCCAATGATAACAGTGACCATAATGTCATAAACTTTGGTCCCATTTCAGCTCCGTGTCAGACAAAGACCATTAAACCAGACGGTAACTGCTTTTTCAGATCGTTGGCACATGTGATATGTGGAAGTGAAGAGAAACACTTGAAGGTTCGCCGTGCAGTTGTGAAACATCTAAAGATGAATACTCTGCTGTTTGAGAGGTACGTGAGAAGTGAGTATTCTTCAGCAGAGGATTATCTGACACGATCTAGAATGTTTTATTCTGGCTCATGGGTAACCGAAATTGACATATTTGTTGCGGCCGATCTATTCAAAACCACCATAATGACTTTTAATGACGGCCGATGGAATGCACACAAACCTACCGGAGAGGCATCCACTCAGAATGCAATTTATCTGAAACACTGTAACCGTAATCATTATGAAGTTGTGACATGTGTTAAGCACAGGGATCGAGATTCTGTTTGTGCAGGAGCATGTGGAAATGTGATGTCAAATGAGGTCAGCAAACCATGTCTGCGTAAGAGAAAGGTAAGCGATGCTGCAGAATGTTGTCCCACCAAAAGACATCGGGAGAGATATCGCAACGACTGTGAGTACAGACAAAAAAAGCTGAAGCATGACAGGTTAAAATATGGTAACGACCCTTATTATAGACAATACAAAATTGAGTATGCCAAAAGAAAATATTCTGATGATACCgtttacagggggaaaaaaattgaatCCGACAAAACTAAATATTGTAGGGATAGATattacagagagagaaaaaagggaatTCTTCGTGACCAATAtctaaaaaatgttgatgttcgTAAATCAAAGTGTGAGCGTTCTAAGGCCAAGTACTTGAGCAATTTTCAGTTCCAAAAACGTGTTTGCCAGTATTCtcgattgaaatataaatataatgtatcttTTCAGGCAAATGTAtgtgagtattcaaagaaaaaatatctgcaaaacatGGCCTTCAAAGCAAGAGTGCGTGAGTATTCAAAGAGTAGAAACATTCAGAATCCAGCCTTTAAAGTTAAAATGGCTAAGTATTCCATAATGAAATACCATAAAGATGTGACCTTTCGTGTGAGTAAAATACAAAAAGGTTGTGAAAGGTATGCAAGAAAGAAGGAACAACAAGACATTGATGTTGCTATTGATCATTTTAGACAAGAAATTAGTAGTGGTCCAGAGTTTGTGTGCTGTGTCTGTCACCGTTTACTTTTCAGAAAGCAGGTTGTTGAATGTAGAAGACACTGCTATGAAGACAAAGGTGTTAAAGTTGCTGCTTTGGGGAGAAGATGCATCACAACCAGGTATGTTCATATCTGTGATCAAAAGTGTGAAGGATCTTCTGCTCATTCCTCAGGGTGCAAATTATGGATCTGTCTAACGTGTCATCGAAAAATCCTTTGTGGACAACTGCCCGAAGAGAGCGTTGCTAACAACATGCATTTGGTGGACGTTCCAAATCAGCTGAAATGCCTCAACTCTTTGGAACAACATCTCATTGCACGTAATATTCCTTTTATGAAATTACTGTGCCTTCCTCGTGGTAAGCAACATGGATGCCATGGCCCTGTAGTGTGCGTCCCAGTTAATGCCACAGATGTTTCCAATATCCTTCCACGAAATGAATGTGATGACAAGATGATAAGGATCAAACTGAAACGGAAGTTAACCTACAAAGGGCATTATGAGTATAAGTATGTACACACTGATCGTGTTCGAAATGCTCTGAAATATTTAATCCAGTTCAATAAGTGGTTCAGTGATGTGGAGATTAATCAGCAGTGGATCAGCTCTTTGAACGAACCAGAAGAAAATGTTGTGGATGAAATGGAGCAACAAGATGTAGTTGAAAAGATTGACGAAAATGACCTTGATGAACAGCAAGAGGAAGACCTTACCTACATCAAAGAGCAAAGTGGTCTTTTGTCAGATACGTCATTGCAACCTGTGGACATCGGTTCAGAAGTAATTGATCAGCATTTCCAGGATGTATTAAATCTGGCACCTGCTGAAGGTAACAGTCCTGTTAGTTTGTTATCCGATAGGTCTAACGAAGCAAAATGTTTCCCTGTTCTGTATCCAACTGGTAGTCCAACATTCCATGATAAGAGGGAGGTAAAAATAACATTGTCGAGATACTTGAATGCAAGAATCCTCAATGCGGATGGACGTTTTGCACGAAGCACAGACTTCATTTTCTATGCACAGTATCTGTCGGAGATTGATCAAGTTGTATCCAATGTTTCAATTGCTTTGCGCAAAGGATGTGAGAAGAGTTTGTTGACTGAAGTGACATCAGATGTGCTAACGAACCCAGACTCGTTATCTAAAATCTTGAATTTTGATGAAGGATACAAGTTTTTGAGACCAATCCGTGGAACACCTCCATATTGGCAGTCTACTCAAAAGGACCTTTTTGCACTTGTAAGACAGCTAGGTATTCCAACTTTCTTTGCATCCTTTAGTTCTGCGGATCTCAGATGGCCAGAAATGATTAGTACTATAATCAAACTAGAAGGGAAAAATGTGAAAGCAGATGAACTTGACTGGTCTGAAAAATGTGGATTGATTAGACGAAACCCAGTGACTGCTGCAAGAATGTTTGATCATAGATGGCATTGTTTTCTGAGAGATGTAATCATGTCTTCAGCTCAACCGATCGGCAAGATAGTAGATTACTTTTATCGTGTAGAGTTTCAACAGCGTGGATCTCCTCATGTTCACTGTCTGTTTTGGGTTGAAAATGCCCCAACGTTAAATGAAGACAATGAAGAAAACGATGGTTTGGTTGCTACTTTCATTGATCGTTACATCACTTGTGAGACCCCAAGCGAGGATGAAACCGAACTGTTTGAGATTGTCAACGGTGTTCAGAAGCACAGTGTCAGACATTCAAAGACATGTCGTAAGAAAAAGACAgtttgcagatttaattttccacgaCCCCCATCAAGCCGTACCTTTATTACAAGAGGTGGTAGTCGAGACGATTTGAAAAGCGGTGACGGAAAAGATACTGCACATACAGTtttagaaaaagtgaaaaaggctTTAACAGCTTCTGATATGGATTATGACTCAACTGATGCATTTTTTGAATCCATTGGTATTAACCAAGCTCTCTGAGAAAGTGTATGCACAGTGTTCCAAAAAGAAATCCGTTGTCCTTAAAAGAAGTCCAAAAGACGCCTGGGTGAACCAgtataataaacatttactgcGTGCCTGGCAAGGCAACATGGATATCCAGTACGTCACTGATGCTTACTCCGTAGTGGTTTACATTATCAGTTACATCACAAAAGCAGAACAAGAAATGGGATTGTTGCTGCAACGTGCGCAAAATGAAGCCATGAATGGAAACCTTGAAGCGAGATCATCACTAAAGATGCTTGGTAGTGTATATCTTCACAACAGAGAAGTTTCTGCTCAAGAGGCTGTTTATCGTCTGACCGGTATGCACTTGAAGGAATGTTCTCGTAAAGTCCAGTTTATTCCAATTGGATTGAATCCTGTAAAGATGAGTTTGCCTCTTCGTGTCATCAAAAACAAAGTTGATCAGTCTGGTGAAGAAGCTAGCTTTTGGATGACTAGTCTGGTTGACCGATACAAGAATAGGCCAAACACGGAAGAGTTTGAGATCCAATGTCTTGCAAGTTTTTGCTCTGAAAACAGGATCTTGTCAAAATCGGAGGTTTCTTCACAAAAAAAGTCTTCTGAAGACAAGGTGATCAAGCTTAACAACGACTGTGGTTATATGATGAAGAGAACTCGAACTGACCCTGCTGTTGTTCGATATCCGAGATTTTCTCCCAAAAAAGATCCAGAAAAGTACTTTCATTCATTGTTGCAACTTTTCTTGCCACATTATGAAGATTGTCAGCTCAAGCCTGAGAGTTTTACCACTTATGAGCAATTCTACAACAGTGGTGCTGTGAAATGTGGGAGAAATGTGACGCAAGTCAAATGTATTGTTGATGCTAATCGAGCACTCTTTGAAAAGGAAAGTGACAAAATTGATCGAGCTCAACAGCTTTTGGAGCAAGGTGTTGATTTGGAAGATGCTTGGGCTGCGTTATGTCCTGAAACTGAAAAGGAACGTCATGAATGCTTAGAACTAAGGAAGAGTAATACAATTCCTGATGAAGATGATTCTGAGTGTTCTATTCCAGATCTTGTAGCGAACCCTCGAACTCCATACAGTATTGAAACCAATCAGGCTGGAATGTCTAGAGAAGAGGCATTATGTTTACAGCGATCATTAAATGCACAACAATCTGCAATCTTTTACAAAGTACGGAAATGGTGTTTAGAGAAACTTCTTGGTGAAAACCCTGAACCATTTCACTTGTTTGTCACTGGTGGAGCAGGCACAGGCAAGAGTCATTTGATCAAAGCGATCTACTATGAATCTACCAGACTTTTAGCTCAGCTGTCCGAAAACCCTGATGATAAAAGTGTGATTTTAACTGCGTCAACCGGAGTGGCCAGTTTTCAAATTGGTGCTTCTACAATCCATAATACCTTTTCCATAGGTGCCAATGTCAAACTGCCATATCAGCCCCTAGGTGATGACAAAATCAATTCACTGCGTGCAAAACTGGGAGGTTTGCAGATTCTGATCATTGATGAGGTGTCTATGGTTGACCATCACCTTTTGTCTTATGTTCATGGTAGATTGAGACAAATTAAGCAAACTGGTGACTACTCAATTTTTGGAAGAGTCAGTTTGGTCTGTGTTGGTGATTTTTATCAGCTACCCCCAGTCAAGGGAATTCCCCTGTACGTTGATCCAAAAGGAGTGAATCTTTGGGATACCAACTTTGAAATTGCTGAACTAACACAAGTTGTCAGGCAACAAGATGCATCTTTTGCTGAAATGTTAAATCGTCTGAGAGTTCATAAAAAGAACGAAACTCTAAGCCCAAATGACATCAACATGTTGAAGCAACGTGAAACTGGTGAAGAATGCGACGCTATTCATATATTCCCTACAAATGCTCAGGTAGATGAGTACAATATACAGAAACTTAATGAGCGTTGTCCTGAGGCAATCACTATTCACGCTAGAGACTTTGCTAGAAATCCAGAAACTGGAAGAATAGAAAGGAAAGTTGGATTTCATACAAAAGTTTTCAACTCCTGTTTGGACAAATGTGTTTCCTTGGGTGTTGGTGCCAGAGTAATGCTTAGGAAAAATGTTGATGTTTCTGATGGACTTGTCAATGGAGCCTGTGGCACAGTTGTCCACATAAGCAGAAAACAAAGacgtgatgatgatgaagatgacttCCCATCAGCTATCCATGTTGAATTTGATGATCCAAATGTTGGTAAAGTTCAGAGATCGAAGCTGCGACAGAAATATTCTCCAAATTCTACTGTTATTGAAGTGGAAGAAGATCAAGTGTCAAACGATGGTGGTTTGAGACATCAGTTTCCACTTAAATTGGCATGGGCATGCACCGTTCATAAAGTGCAAGGACTCACAGTAGATAAAGCGGTCGTCTCACTTGACAAGGTATTTTCTCCGGGACAAGCATACGTTGCACTGAGTCGTGTGAGAACCCTCGATGgactaataattaataacttcAAAGACTCTGTCATATATTGTAATGAGAAAATTGACTCCGCTATGAAAAACATGCCCCGACTTGCTTTAGAAAATTACAGTTTTGTAAAGACACCTGGCGTGTTTACAATTGCTCTTCATAATGTACAAAGTCTTCGAGCTCATGTTCAAGATCTTCAAGTTCACAGACAGATAATGAATGCAGATTGCATCTGTTTAACTGAAACGTGGCTAAAAGTTGAAGACCAAGTACAGATTCCAGGATTTGTTTTTAAGAGCAATCCAAGAGCTAAATGTTATGACAACAGTACTCCACTTTTCACTGATTTAAAACTACAAAGAGGAGGTGGAGTTGGACTATTCTGTTGTGAAAGCATTCATTTTAATGTCAGGGTTCCAGAACCTTGTAACTTGGAATGTCTATACTTTGCAGTTCCACATCTAAGTTTGAATGCTGCTTTGCTGTACAGACCTAATTCATATCCACTTAATCTGTTTCGACAAAATATGTTGCATGTTATTGATGAGCTGGAGAAACAGTCAGGAAAGAAAGTGATTATGGGAGACTTCAATGAGGACATCTTGACATCATCTACAATTGGTACACTAATGGAACTACATGGATACAGTCAACATGTGCAACACCCTACCACTGAAAAAGGTACACTGATAGACCATGTCTATGTTAAAGATGCAGAAAATGTCTCTGTTGAAATTGTGCAAACGTATTACAGTTACCACCAAGCAGTCCTTATTTCACTGAGGTAAAAATTAATGTGTGTGATTATGTAATGAAATCTGTATAACCTGCATTATTTGTTTCTTGTCTGTGCTCTTACTTGTTCAATGTTCATCCTGAGCTTCCAACTGGCATACAACTGCAGGGCAAGTGTACAACTGGAGACGGTATGTTCTAAGTCTATCTATATCTAAATGAATAACTCTTATAACGATCCATCAGTTGAATATGTACAGCTGTTCCATGTTATGATTGAAGTATTATCTGAAGGTAATCCATTTTATCAATGCAAAACTCTGAAGTGAGAATTGTATCACTGtattgtctgttctgtttttgtgTCCATACGATATGAGCTCTATCCTGAGATACCAACATGGTCAGAGTCCAGTTAATCCAGCCTGTAATTCAAACAAGTGATCATCATTTTCAACCCAACATCTCCCATAATTGCTCTTCTTTCTTGAGCTAGTAAGCTTCACCCAGCCAAGGTAACTGTAGTATTTACTTTGTAATCATCttaatgctttattattattattattattattattattattttaattctgcttAAATTCTCAGTTTTGAGAGTTATTTTTAACTGACATTTAATCCATAATCTAATTTCAGTCATTCTAAGCCATCCAAATCATAATGGATGCTTCCAAACATTATAGGAAGCATCCACAAAGACTGCCTGCATCCATCCATTTGTCTCCTAATATTACAATTAAGTCAATAGAACAACACAAAATTGGTAAGTAGACTCAGTTGTGCATGATTACACAAGCAGAATAAAGGCATGGTTAAATTCATCAACTATATGCAAGCACATCTGCAAGTCATCTTTTTAGACGTATGAAATGCACAAGTCAGATTTTCTCCCATACAAGAGATTCTGTACTCCATCCAACACATAATTATGTACCTCAATAACTTTCTTAATGAAGAA
The sequence above is a segment of the Carassius gibelio isolate Cgi1373 ecotype wild population from Czech Republic chromosome A20, carGib1.2-hapl.c, whole genome shotgun sequence genome. Coding sequences within it:
- the LOC127938345 gene encoding uncharacterized protein LOC127938345, which produces MPRPTKRSTIAKRLYAQRCASTEAAPLPLKITEAEFPPLPLKKRAEAARPPLKTYKAEVTPLPRKKMADCSGSCNPGPTQQVPPCPAKTNGKEAATLPLKISQAKVMPTPCKKKGRFCHRVETTPQQVPPLPVGTIGVEAKTLPLKTSRAEVMPHPRIKKGRFCHRVETTPQQVPPLPVGAIGVEANTLPLKISRAEVMPHPRKKIGGFCHRVETTPQQVPPLPVNPIGVEAAPLPLKRKRAPTNERTRSLDNYTISFTSHEISFTSHEISYTSNKLSENNPNFHRSDQSHSSRESEERFAIPSKLNANALNTLNVCADSPQKAVLKGSFNQADARFGDSSFPSTSGKALYSEVLKRSPKVCESVKTGVRPSDFQVDSGKPRQHQMKHPMKTQLKSMKKPIQTEQNIPVICHESALSACCDFPQKSMLRGSFDQADARFGDSRNRQCGAIGLTAVLKSKLKNVLTWTTQDLDGVLVEGTRLYESLRKHGNIKDREVKGRNYIAVHELPRRHMLGNTTFSIEYAPSLTGFVNVNEYHEYDQAISAVAMPLDVALQQTLLSADAFLLTICANTSAVIKQGSWYAVVDSHAIRTDTSCVVYHRTIESLYDYINDMAQLFGVPEPPFEITGVLVHADAEVSDPLQEAGSSGFPCSSGKALYSDVLKRIPKVRESVKTEPKTPDYPVPVDEVADVRNPNLPTQTASNVLPSKGKRLRKEKHIELSGKRVTKSHAETVITDDLMITDVSVPDVFFSPLTHNEKQVLCELIQMSNDNSDHNVINFGPISAPCQTKTIKPDGNCFFRSLAHVICGSEEKHLKVRRAVVKHLKMNTLLFERYVRSEYSSAEDYLTRSRMFYSGSWVTEIDIFVAADLFKTTIMTFNDGRWNAHKPTGEASTQNAIYLKHCNRNHYEVVTCVKHRDRDSVCAGACGNVMSNEVSKPCLRKRKVSDAAECCPTKRHRERYRNDCEYRQKKLKHDRLKYGNDPYYRQYKIEYAKRKYSDDTVYRGKKIESDKTKYCRDRYYRERKKGILRDQYLKNVDVRKSKCERSKAKYLSNFQFQKRVCQYSRLKYKYNVSFQANVCEYSKKKYLQNMAFKARVREYSKSRNIQNPAFKVKMAKYSIMKYHKDVTFRVSKIQKGCERYARKKEQQDIDVAIDHFRQEISSGPEFVCCVCHRLLFRKQVVECRRHCYEDKGVKVAALGRRCITTRYVHICDQKCEGSSAHSSGCKLWICLTCHRKILCGQLPEESVANNMHLVDVPNQLKCLNSLEQHLIARNIPFMKLLCLPRGKQHGCHGPVVCVPVNATDVSNILPRNECDDKMIRIKLKRKLTYKGHYEYKYVHTDRVRNALKYLIQFNKWFSDVEINQQWISSLNEPEENVVDEMEQQDVVEKIDENDLDEQQEEDLTYIKEQSGLLSDTSLQPVDIGSEVIDQHFQDVLNLAPAEGNSPVSLLSDRSNEAKCFPVLYPTGSPTFHDKREVKITLSRYLNARILNADGRFARSTDFIFYAQYLSEIDQVVSNVSIALRKGCEKSLLTEVTSDVLTNPDSLSKILNFDEGYKFLRPIRGTPPYWQSTQKDLFALVRQLGIPTFFASFSSADLRWPEMISTIIKLEGKNVKADELDWSEKCGLIRRNPVTAARMFDHRWHCFLRDVIMSSAQPIGKIVDYFYRVEFQQRGSPHVHCLFWVENAPTLNEDNEENDGLVATFIDRYITCETPSEDETELFEIVNGVQKHSVRHSKTCRKKKTVCRFNFPRPPSSRTFITRGGSRDDLKSGDGKDTAHTVLEKVKKALTASDMDYDSTDAFFESIGINQAL